A region from the Arachis ipaensis cultivar K30076 chromosome B01, Araip1.1, whole genome shotgun sequence genome encodes:
- the LOC110266398 gene encoding uncharacterized protein LOC110266398 encodes MSSRGSEQSVYRENLRTEPMQEPRDGNSGAGTRNVGQYYRSMALTDFLKSSPPQFNRNVNALEADRWFRDVEKFLYTQHVPKVEPMEIVIRMLEGDAQKWWQELYHTLQMELTDIPWNRFKTEFYGKYFLHPLCTAKELELMQLKQKNMSVADYTREFGNLFRLTRVCQENPADYEEWKCALYEKELRRDIFNYVYPQRLTNFTKLVKKSQFAENYFMKWAKLQEGDKPPL; translated from the coding sequence ATGTCGTCTCGAGGATCCGAGCAAAGTGTTTATAGGGAAAATCTTAGGACCGAACCGATGCAAGAACCTCGAGATGGAAACTCGGGTGCTGGAACAAGAAATGTAGGTCAATACTACAGGTCTATGGCCCTTACTGATTTTCTCAAGAGTAGTCCACCTCAGTTTAATAGAAATGTCAATGCGTTGGAGGCTGATCGGTGGTTTCGAGATGTGGAGAAGTTTTTGTACACTCAGCACGTTCCTAAAGTAGAGCCAATGGAAATAGTAATCCGCATGTTGGAGGGAGATGCTCAGAAATGGTGGCAGGAGTTATATCATACCTTGCAGATGGAGTTAACAGATATCCCTTGGAATAGATTCAAGACGGAATTTTACGGGAAATATTTCTTACATCCACTTTGCACTGCAAAGGAATTGGAGTTAATGCAGCTAAAGCAAAAGAATATGTCTGTTGCTGACTATACCCGCGAATTCGGCAACTTGTTCCGTCTCACAAGAGTTTGTCAAGAAAATCCAGCCGACTATGAGGAGTGGAAGTGTGCTCTGTATGAGAAAGAACTTAGGAGAGACATCTTTAACTACGTGTATCCGCAAAGGTTAACGAATTTCACTAAACTGGTTAAGAAGAGTCAATTCGCAGAAAATTACTTCATGAAGTGGGCGAAGCTACAGGAAGgtgataaaccccctttgtag